CACCCGCCCCCTCTTTCACCACGCACTGGAGCGGAGCACGCACACCACGAAAACCGGGAGCAGCACGTGAAGACGCCGAACATGGCAGCGCGGCGCGCACTGGGGGCAAGTGCCGTCCTGATGGTCGGCGCCCTCACCCTCACCGCCTGCGGCGGTGACGCCAACGCCGACTCGAACAGCGACAGCAAGACCGGCAACAGCTCGGCCAAGACGTCCACGGCGAAGATCACCATCTCGGCGAAGGACGGCTCGACCGCCGGGTCCATCAACACGACCGGCGTGAAGGTCAGCGGGGGCAGACTGACCGACGTGAAGATGACGGTGGCGGGAACGGGACAGTCCGTGCCGGGTTCGATATCCGGCAACGGCGGCGCCTGGAAGCCGAACGGACAGTTGGAGCGCGGGACCAAGTACCAGATCTCGGCGACCGCGAAGGACTCCAACGGTCGTACGGCCGCCGCCAACTCCATCTTCACCACGGTCACTTCGGCGAACAGCTTCATCGGAACGTACACGCCGGACAACGGGACCACGGTCGGGGTCGGGATGCCGGTGTCGTTCAACTTCGACAAGGTGATCAGCGACCGGAAGGCCGTGCAGTCGCACATCACGGTCATCTCCAGCAGCGGGCAGAAGGTGGTCGGGCACTGGTTCGGGTCGCAGCGGCTCGACTTCCGGCCGCAGGAGTACTGGAAGGCCGGCGCCAAGGTCACCATGAAGATCGACCTGGACGGGGTCGAGGGCGCGAACGGCGTCTACGGGGTGCAGAAGAAGTCCGTCACCTTC
The sequence above is drawn from the Streptomyces sp. SLBN-31 genome and encodes:
- a CDS encoding Ig-like domain-containing protein, coding for MVGALTLTACGGDANADSNSDSKTGNSSAKTSTAKITISAKDGSTAGSINTTGVKVSGGRLTDVKMTVAGTGQSVPGSISGNGGAWKPNGQLERGTKYQISATAKDSNGRTAAANSIFTTVTSANSFIGTYTPDNGTTVGVGMPVSFNFDKVISDRKAVQSHITVISSSGQKVVGHWFGSQRLDFRPQEYWKAGAKVTMKIDLDGVEGANGVYGVQKKSVTFTIGRSQVSTVDVNTQTMTVVRDGKTFKTLPISSGSPEHTTYNGQMVISEKFVQTRMNSQTVGLGGEYDIPDVPHAMRLTTSGTFLHGNYWYNKGNPPFGREGTSHGCVGLADVQGAQGATNAKWFYDNSLIGDVVIVKNSPDKTVAPDNGLNGWNLPWNEWVAGSAA